A stretch of Pseudomonas sp. CCC3.1 DNA encodes these proteins:
- a CDS encoding thiamine pyrophosphate-binding protein translates to MTNNNATAARTGGQVLVDALRINGVERAFCVPGESYLAVLDALHDAQDDIELIVCRQEGGAAYMAEAYGKLTGKPGICFVTRGPGATNASVGVHTAFQDSTPMILFIGQVARDQVEREAFQEIDYRRMYGQMAKWVVEVDDAARLPELLSQAFHRATNGRPGPVVVALPEDMLTDVVTVADAGPAQSIEPAASQASLEQLQSLIGQAQRPLVVLGGGGWSAQAVNDIRTFIERQNVPVAASFRCQDLFDNTLPNYAGDLGLAAGPELVEAVKNADLLIVIGARLGEMTTGGYALVNIPVPKQKLVHVHPGIEELGRVYQPTLAINAGMKTFAAQLAQLPAVNAQGLADWTAQLNRGYRANFDCPPSPGPVQMSEVIAWLNERLPHDSIITCGAGNYTGWVHRGYQHRAFRTLLGPTNGSMGYGVPAAVAAKITAPERTVVAFAGDGCFLMNGQELATAANYDARLIVIVVNNGMYGTIRMHQERTYPGRVSGTELHNPDFALFAKSFGFYSETVVATEQFSAAFERCVASGKPALIEIQVDPEALTPRMTLSQIREKALASR, encoded by the coding sequence ATGACTAATAACAATGCCACAGCAGCCCGCACAGGCGGTCAGGTACTGGTGGATGCCTTGCGCATCAATGGCGTTGAGCGCGCATTTTGCGTGCCCGGCGAAAGCTACCTGGCAGTGCTCGATGCGTTGCATGACGCACAAGATGATATTGAGCTGATTGTGTGTCGCCAGGAGGGGGGCGCAGCCTACATGGCTGAGGCCTACGGCAAGCTGACCGGCAAGCCGGGGATCTGCTTTGTGACCCGTGGGCCGGGGGCAACCAATGCGTCGGTCGGCGTGCACACGGCCTTCCAGGACTCGACGCCGATGATCCTGTTTATCGGTCAGGTGGCCCGCGATCAGGTGGAGCGCGAGGCGTTTCAGGAAATCGACTATCGACGCATGTACGGTCAGATGGCCAAGTGGGTGGTCGAGGTGGATGACGCGGCGCGTTTGCCGGAGCTGCTCAGTCAGGCCTTTCACCGCGCCACCAATGGCCGGCCGGGGCCGGTGGTGGTGGCGTTGCCGGAAGACATGCTGACGGATGTGGTGACAGTGGCTGATGCAGGCCCGGCCCAATCCATCGAGCCGGCGGCTTCCCAGGCGTCGCTGGAGCAGTTGCAAAGCCTGATCGGCCAAGCGCAGCGCCCGCTGGTGGTGCTGGGGGGTGGCGGCTGGAGCGCTCAGGCCGTCAACGATATTCGCACTTTTATTGAGCGCCAGAACGTGCCGGTGGCAGCGTCGTTTCGTTGTCAGGATCTGTTCGATAACACATTGCCTAACTACGCCGGTGATTTGGGATTGGCCGCTGGCCCGGAGTTGGTTGAAGCGGTTAAAAACGCCGATTTGCTGATTGTGATTGGCGCCCGCTTGGGCGAGATGACCACGGGCGGTTATGCGCTGGTCAATATCCCGGTGCCCAAGCAAAAGCTGGTGCACGTGCATCCGGGCATCGAAGAGCTAGGCCGCGTCTACCAGCCGACGCTGGCAATCAACGCCGGGATGAAAACCTTCGCCGCACAGTTGGCGCAGTTGCCAGCAGTCAATGCGCAAGGTCTGGCGGATTGGACCGCGCAGCTTAATCGCGGATATCGGGCCAATTTTGATTGCCCACCTTCGCCGGGTCCGGTGCAAATGAGCGAGGTTATCGCTTGGCTGAATGAGCGTCTGCCGCATGACAGCATCATTACCTGCGGCGCTGGTAACTACACCGGTTGGGTGCACCGTGGCTATCAGCATCGCGCGTTTCGCACCTTGCTTGGCCCCACCAACGGCTCCATGGGCTATGGCGTACCCGCGGCGGTAGCGGCAAAAATTACTGCGCCGGAGCGCACAGTGGTGGCGTTTGCCGGTGACGGTTGCTTCCTCATGAACGGTCAGGAGCTGGCGACGGCGGCCAACTACGATGCGCGGCTGATCGTGATCGTGGTCAACAACGGCATGTACGGCACGATCCGCATGCACCAGGAGCGTACGTATCCGGGGCGTGTTTCGGGTACTGAGTTGCATAACCCGGACTTCGCCCTGTTTGCCAAATCGTTCGGCTTTTACAGTGAAACCGTGGTGGCGACTGAGCAGTTCAGTGCGGCGTTCGAGCGTTGTGTGGCGTCGGGCAAGCCTGCGCTGATCGAGATCCAGGTCGATCCGGAGGCACTGACCCCGCGCATGACCTTGAGCCAGATCCGCGAAAAAGCCCTCGCTTCGCGCTGA
- a CDS encoding branched-chain amino acid ABC transporter substrate-binding protein — MHKNNLIFTALAAAMATVLSVGVASAADTEVVRIGFAGPLTGPSGHQGLDVEHGVSIAIEEANQQKLKIGDKVAEFKLVSEDDVADPRTGTAVAQRLVDAKVAVVIGHYNSGTSIPASKIYAAAGIPQISPSATNPALTQQGIKSVFRVVNDDATLGRYAGNYLVNKLGAQRIAIFDDRTAYGQGLADEVNKAVKAAGGNVVVREYTNDKATDFNAILTTAKAKQADAVFFAALDYQAAPMAKQMKNLGIKAKYMNIGNLPNDEFKKMAGSAAEGTYAWNYGTPLQDLPRGVAFEKKLKDKYGVGVVQSSPAAYDATWAAITAMVKAQSDDPAVYLPVLKDSSYDGVTGVIAFDDAGNLKNAAATIFQFEGGKWKTLSIERD, encoded by the coding sequence ATGCATAAAAACAACCTGATTTTCACAGCACTCGCTGCTGCCATGGCCACCGTATTGAGTGTTGGCGTGGCTAGCGCCGCCGACACCGAAGTGGTTCGCATCGGCTTTGCCGGGCCATTGACCGGGCCGTCCGGGCACCAAGGCCTGGACGTTGAGCACGGGGTCAGTATCGCTATCGAAGAAGCCAACCAGCAGAAATTGAAAATTGGGGACAAAGTCGCCGAATTCAAGCTGGTGTCCGAAGACGATGTGGCCGACCCACGCACTGGCACCGCCGTCGCTCAGCGTCTGGTGGATGCCAAGGTGGCCGTGGTAATCGGTCACTACAACTCAGGCACCAGCATTCCTGCTTCCAAGATTTATGCCGCCGCCGGCATTCCGCAAATCTCGCCTTCAGCCACCAACCCGGCCTTGACCCAGCAGGGCATCAAGTCGGTGTTCCGCGTGGTCAACGATGACGCGACCTTGGGTCGTTACGCGGGCAACTACCTGGTCAACAAACTGGGCGCCCAGCGCATCGCCATCTTTGATGACCGTACCGCGTATGGCCAAGGGTTGGCCGATGAAGTAAACAAGGCGGTGAAGGCGGCAGGCGGCAACGTGGTGGTGCGTGAATACACCAACGACAAGGCCACTGATTTCAACGCGATTCTGACCACTGCCAAAGCCAAACAGGCGGATGCCGTGTTCTTTGCTGCACTGGATTATCAGGCTGCGCCCATGGCCAAGCAGATGAAGAACCTGGGCATCAAGGCCAAGTACATGAACATCGGCAACCTGCCAAATGATGAGTTCAAGAAGATGGCTGGCAGTGCTGCCGAAGGCACTTACGCCTGGAACTACGGCACACCGTTGCAAGACCTGCCGCGTGGCGTGGCCTTCGAGAAGAAGCTCAAGGACAAGTACGGCGTCGGCGTGGTGCAGTCATCTCCGGCTGCCTACGACGCGACCTGGGCCGCCATCACGGCGATGGTCAAGGCGCAATCCGACGATCCGGCGGTTTACCTGCCAGTGCTCAAAGACTCCAGCTATGACGGCGTGACGGGCGTCATTGCCTTTGATGACGCAGGCAACCTGAAAAATGCCGCGGCAACGATTTTCCAGTTTGAAGGCGGCAAGTGGAAAACCCTGTCGATCGAACGCGACTAA
- a CDS encoding branched-chain amino acid ABC transporter permease has translation MEANLDILLQQVLNGLVLGSIYALVALGYTMVYGIIGLINFAHGEIVMVGAMVTISVLTMLAGFGFAPGVLTLLFAIMIAAIICMLMAQGMEKFAYRPLRKAPRLTPLILAIGISIFLQNLAMMIWGRGYKTFPEVVETQPIAVFGATITNIQMSIMIISVVIMFALWLLVDKTRLGKAMRATAQNQEVAGLMGININRVISATFLIGASLGAIAGVMRAVNYGQADAYMGLLLGLKAFSAAVLGGIGNLFGAMAGGLLLGLIESLAAGYTGQLTGGFLGANYQDIFAFMVLILVLLVRPNGLMGERQADRA, from the coding sequence GTGGAAGCCAATCTCGATATCTTGTTGCAACAGGTGCTTAACGGCCTGGTGCTGGGCAGTATTTATGCCTTGGTTGCTCTGGGTTACACCATGGTTTACGGCATCATCGGCCTGATCAACTTCGCCCACGGCGAGATTGTGATGGTCGGTGCAATGGTGACAATTTCAGTGCTGACCATGCTGGCAGGTTTTGGCTTCGCGCCGGGCGTACTGACTCTGCTGTTCGCCATCATGATCGCGGCCATTATCTGCATGTTGATGGCCCAGGGGATGGAAAAATTCGCCTATCGACCATTGCGCAAGGCCCCGCGCCTGACGCCGCTGATTCTGGCCATCGGTATTTCGATCTTTCTGCAAAACCTGGCAATGATGATCTGGGGCCGGGGCTACAAGACGTTTCCCGAGGTGGTTGAAACCCAACCGATTGCGGTGTTCGGCGCGACCATCACCAATATTCAGATGAGCATCATGATCATCTCGGTGGTCATCATGTTTGCCCTCTGGCTGCTGGTGGATAAAACCAGGCTGGGCAAGGCCATGCGCGCCACCGCGCAAAATCAGGAAGTCGCAGGCCTGATGGGCATCAACATTAACCGGGTCATTTCCGCGACGTTTCTGATTGGTGCATCGCTGGGTGCGATTGCCGGGGTGATGCGCGCGGTCAACTACGGCCAGGCTGATGCCTACATGGGGTTGCTGCTGGGGCTCAAGGCGTTTTCCGCGGCGGTACTCGGCGGCATTGGCAACCTGTTCGGGGCGATGGCGGGCGGCTTGCTGCTCGGCCTGATCGAGTCCCTCGCGGCGGGTTATACCGGGCAGTTGACCGGCGGTTTTCTGGGGGCGAACTACCAGGACATCTTTGCGTTCATGGTGCTCATTCTGGTGTTGCTCGTACGGCCGAACGGCCTGATGGGTGAGCGTCAGGCCGATCGCGCCTAG
- a CDS encoding ABC transporter ATP-binding protein, which translates to MKRILQVTDLQVSYGAIQAIKGLDFHVGEGEMVALIGANGAGKTTTLKTLAGLLKPTAGNITFDGKVHSKIKSFDLIREGLALVPEGRGIFPKLTVYENLEMGAFSRTDGKAAIEADIERMFGIFPRLKERAFQLAGTMSGGEQQMLAISRALMGKPKLLLLDEPSMGLAPIIVQKIFETIREVVKGGVTLLLVEQNARLALQTCQRAYVIDGGRIALEGQADELLHNEQVQKAYLGE; encoded by the coding sequence ATGAAAAGAATCCTTCAGGTAACCGATCTGCAAGTCTCCTACGGGGCTATTCAGGCCATTAAAGGGCTGGATTTTCACGTGGGTGAGGGCGAAATGGTTGCCTTGATCGGGGCCAACGGCGCGGGCAAGACCACCACCCTCAAAACCCTTGCGGGCTTGCTTAAACCGACAGCCGGGAACATCACCTTTGACGGCAAGGTGCATTCGAAAATCAAGAGTTTTGACCTGATCCGCGAGGGCTTGGCGTTGGTGCCTGAGGGGCGGGGTATTTTTCCCAAACTGACGGTTTACGAAAACCTTGAAATGGGCGCCTTTTCACGCACGGACGGCAAGGCCGCCATTGAGGCCGACATTGAACGCATGTTCGGCATTTTTCCGCGGCTCAAGGAAAGGGCTTTTCAGCTTGCGGGCACCATGTCTGGCGGCGAGCAGCAGATGTTGGCGATTTCCCGGGCCTTGATGGGCAAGCCCAAGTTGCTGTTGCTGGATGAGCCATCCATGGGGCTGGCGCCGATCATCGTGCAGAAAATCTTCGAGACCATCCGTGAAGTGGTGAAAGGCGGTGTCACGTTGCTGCTGGTTGAGCAAAATGCCCGGCTGGCGTTGCAGACCTGCCAGCGCGCGTACGTCATCGATGGGGGGCGAATTGCGCTGGAAGGGCAGGCCGACGAACTGTTGCACAACGAACAGGTACAAAAGGCCTATCTGGGCGAGTAA
- a CDS encoding ABC transporter permease subunit produces MKNNYAQYALLILAFIALPFVVEAIPVLGPTWVRILGFAMLYVLLALGLNIVIGYAGLLDMGYIGFYAIGAYLYALLSSPHLNMAGLVEGVMNWPLWLIIPLAAVSAAICGVLIGAPVLKLRGDYLAIVTLGFGEIIRIFMNNLDQPVNITNGPQGISGIAPLHIDGGAWSYPVGHAPEAIISLQTKWSFLGLEVSPVISYYLFFLAVVIFAIILSKRLEVSRIGRAWMALREDEVAAEAMGLNKRNLKLLAFAMGATFGGVSGALFSAYQGFVSPESFTLMESIMVLAMVVLGGMGSIRGVVLGALILSIMPEVFRDLVNWIQPFVLDNVTFISREVLRNILDASTLRMLVFGLALILVMRFRPEGLWPSKRRRAELHDEDSEPVEPAPGLDVTVKHLNPAPVEFGLKEANKV; encoded by the coding sequence ATGAAGAATAATTACGCTCAATATGCGCTGCTGATTCTCGCGTTCATTGCGTTGCCGTTTGTGGTCGAGGCTATCCCGGTTCTGGGCCCGACCTGGGTGCGCATCCTCGGTTTCGCCATGCTCTACGTGCTGTTGGCGCTGGGGCTCAACATCGTGATCGGCTACGCCGGTTTGCTGGACATGGGTTATATCGGTTTCTATGCCATCGGCGCCTATCTGTACGCGTTGCTCTCGTCACCGCACCTGAACATGGCGGGGCTGGTGGAGGGCGTGATGAACTGGCCGCTGTGGCTCATCATTCCGCTGGCTGCCGTGAGTGCGGCGATTTGCGGGGTGCTGATTGGTGCGCCCGTGCTCAAGCTGCGCGGCGACTACCTGGCAATTGTCACCTTGGGGTTCGGCGAAATCATCCGGATTTTCATGAACAACCTCGACCAGCCGGTGAACATCACCAACGGCCCGCAAGGTATTTCGGGCATTGCGCCGCTGCACATTGATGGCGGAGCCTGGAGTTACCCGGTCGGGCATGCGCCTGAGGCGATCATTTCGTTGCAGACAAAATGGAGCTTTCTAGGGCTCGAAGTCTCGCCGGTCATCAGTTATTACCTGTTCTTTTTAGCGGTGGTGATTTTCGCGATCATCCTGTCCAAACGCCTGGAAGTGTCGCGTATCGGCCGGGCCTGGATGGCGCTGCGCGAAGATGAAGTCGCGGCTGAGGCGATGGGCCTCAACAAACGCAACCTCAAGCTGCTGGCGTTTGCCATGGGCGCCACGTTTGGCGGGGTGTCGGGTGCGCTGTTTTCGGCTTATCAGGGTTTCGTCAGCCCAGAATCATTCACGCTGATGGAGTCGATCATGGTGTTGGCCATGGTGGTGTTGGGTGGCATGGGATCCATTCGCGGTGTGGTGCTGGGGGCGTTGATTCTGTCGATCATGCCTGAGGTGTTCCGTGATCTGGTGAACTGGATTCAGCCATTCGTCCTGGACAACGTGACCTTTATCAGCCGTGAAGTGCTGCGCAATATCCTGGATGCTTCGACCCTGCGAATGTTGGTCTTTGGCCTCGCGCTGATTCTGGTCATGCGCTTTCGCCCTGAAGGGTTGTGGCCGTCGAAACGGCGCCGGGCTGAATTGCATGATGAAGACAGCGAGCCTGTAGAGCCTGCACCCGGACTGGATGTCACGGTTAAACATCTGAATCCGGCCCCGGTCGAGTTCGGTCTCAAAGAGGCGAATAAGGTATGA
- a CDS encoding FadR/GntR family transcriptional regulator, with amino-acid sequence MDATPGTRRGNLAETVIRELSNRIDVGTYRPGEKLPSEQELCKEFGVSRPVVREAVASLRLGGRLIARQGVGVFVVEQDVKRIGYALSTAVDDVRAAAQILELRLGIETESVARAAERRSPTSMADITQAFDRFNALDGTDLEEEAKADFEFHLAIARATNNPHFTQLLEALGPDIIFDLHLKHGQSTGKSRQAHIKKIGREHGAILSAITMGDVSAARSALRKHLEESLSRYQRLVQSGE; translated from the coding sequence ATGGACGCGACACCTGGGACCCGCAGGGGCAATCTTGCAGAAACGGTTATCCGTGAGCTGTCTAATCGCATTGACGTGGGCACTTACCGGCCAGGCGAAAAACTGCCTTCCGAGCAAGAGCTGTGCAAAGAATTCGGGGTCAGCCGCCCGGTGGTTCGCGAGGCTGTCGCTTCATTACGCCTGGGTGGACGCCTGATCGCACGCCAGGGCGTCGGGGTGTTTGTGGTTGAGCAGGACGTGAAGCGCATTGGCTACGCCCTCAGCACGGCGGTCGATGATGTGCGCGCAGCAGCGCAAATTCTGGAACTGCGCCTGGGTATTGAAACCGAATCCGTGGCGCGTGCCGCCGAACGCCGCAGCCCGACCAGCATGGCCGACATTACCCAGGCCTTTGATCGCTTCAACGCACTGGACGGCACCGACCTGGAAGAAGAAGCCAAAGCCGATTTCGAATTCCACCTGGCCATTGCCCGTGCCACCAACAACCCGCACTTCACCCAGTTGCTAGAAGCATTGGGCCCGGACATCATTTTCGACCTGCACCTCAAGCACGGCCAATCCACCGGCAAAAGCCGTCAGGCGCACATCAAGAAGATTGGCCGCGAACACGGGGCAATCTTGTCAGCGATCACCATGGGCGACGTCAGCGCAGCCCGCAGTGCGCTGCGCAAACATCTGGAAGAAAGCCTTTCGCGCTATCAGCGTCTGGTACAGAGCGGAGAGTAA
- a CDS encoding NAD-dependent succinate-semialdehyde dehydrogenase, with translation MRLADPALLRELCYIDGAWLAADSQQTLDVTNPATGEIIGRVPRMGTAETRRAIDAAQAALPVWRALTAKERAARLQAWFREIMAHQEDLAQIMTAEQGKPLAEARGEIAFAAAYVEWYAEEGKRIYGDVIPSPQAGRRLIVTKEPIGVCAAITPWNFPAAMITRKAAPALAAGCTLVLKPASQTPLSALALCVLAERAGIPRGVLSVVTGDSGAIGGELTANPLVRKLSFTGSTPIGIKLLEQCAATVKKVTMELGGNAPFIVFDDADIDAAVEGALIAKFRNSGQTCVCANRFYIQDGVYDQFVDKFAARVAQLVVGEGTQIDTHVGPMIDGKAVAGVEALVAQAQAAGARVIAGGKRHALGGAFYEPTLLADVTSQMRVAQEEIFGPVAPLFRFHTEEEVIREANATEFGLACYLYARDIGRVWRVSEALEYGMVGVNVGVLATEVAPFGGVKSSGLGREGSRYGIEDYVEIKYVCLGLG, from the coding sequence ATGAGACTTGCCGATCCTGCACTGCTGCGTGAACTTTGCTATATCGATGGCGCTTGGCTGGCGGCTGACAGCCAACAGACCCTTGACGTCACCAACCCGGCGACCGGTGAAATAATCGGCCGCGTACCCCGTATGGGCACCGCTGAAACCCGTCGCGCGATTGACGCTGCGCAGGCTGCATTGCCGGTGTGGCGAGCGCTGACGGCCAAAGAGCGGGCGGCTCGCTTGCAGGCCTGGTTCCGCGAAATCATGGCGCATCAAGAAGATCTGGCGCAGATCATGACCGCCGAGCAAGGCAAGCCACTGGCTGAAGCCCGAGGTGAAATTGCTTTTGCTGCGGCTTATGTCGAGTGGTACGCAGAAGAGGGCAAGCGCATTTACGGCGATGTGATCCCGTCGCCACAGGCGGGGCGTCGACTGATCGTCACCAAGGAGCCGATTGGTGTATGTGCAGCGATTACGCCGTGGAACTTCCCGGCTGCGATGATCACTCGCAAGGCCGCGCCAGCCTTGGCGGCGGGTTGCACGCTGGTGCTCAAGCCTGCCTCGCAAACGCCATTGAGCGCGCTGGCGCTGTGCGTGCTGGCTGAGCGTGCCGGGATTCCGCGCGGGGTGCTTAGCGTGGTCACAGGGGATTCCGGGGCGATTGGTGGCGAGCTGACGGCCAATCCGCTGGTGCGTAAGTTGTCCTTCACCGGGTCGACACCGATTGGCATCAAGTTGCTGGAACAGTGCGCCGCGACTGTCAAGAAAGTCACCATGGAACTGGGCGGTAATGCGCCGTTTATTGTGTTCGATGATGCGGACATCGATGCCGCTGTCGAGGGCGCGTTGATCGCCAAATTCCGCAACTCCGGGCAAACCTGCGTCTGCGCCAACCGCTTTTACATTCAGGACGGTGTTTACGATCAATTTGTGGACAAATTCGCTGCGCGCGTGGCGCAGTTGGTAGTGGGCGAAGGCACGCAAATCGATACGCACGTGGGGCCGATGATTGACGGCAAGGCTGTGGCAGGCGTTGAGGCGCTGGTCGCACAGGCGCAAGCGGCCGGTGCCCGCGTCATTGCGGGTGGCAAGCGCCATGCATTGGGCGGCGCCTTTTATGAGCCGACGCTGTTGGCCGATGTGACTTCGCAGATGCGTGTGGCCCAGGAAGAGATCTTTGGCCCGGTTGCGCCGTTGTTCCGCTTTCACACGGAAGAAGAGGTTATCCGCGAGGCAAATGCCACGGAGTTCGGCCTGGCCTGTTACCTGTATGCACGCGATATTGGTCGGGTGTGGCGAGTGTCCGAAGCCCTGGAATACGGCATGGTCGGGGTCAATGTGGGCGTGCTGGCCACAGAAGTGGCGCCGTTTGGCGGGGTTAAATCCTCTGGGCTGGGGCGTGAAGGGTCGCGCTACGGCATCGAGGATTACGTTGAAATCAAATACGTGTGCCTGGGGCTTGGCTAA
- a CDS encoding NAD(P)-dependent oxidoreductase: MSKPFKRLLITGAAGRLGRVLRAEMQAFADVIRLTDIADMGEAAPHEELVRCDLANFADVLPLAEGVDAIIHAGGVPLENTFELILNGNIVGTYNIYEAARQKGVKRVIYTSSNHAIGFYDRTETIDASVAHRPDSLYGLSKCFAEDLGRYYWDKFGIESVNLRIGSSFEEPLDRRMLATWLSFGDFAQLVERSLLAPRVGHMIVYGMSANRESLWDNRAASSIGYVAKDSADDYRESVEAKFPPMDPNEPAARYHGGNFAGAGHFEDPK; encoded by the coding sequence ATGAGCAAGCCTTTCAAACGATTGTTGATTACCGGTGCTGCGGGCCGTCTGGGCCGCGTATTGCGCGCCGAGATGCAGGCTTTTGCCGATGTTATTCGCCTGACCGACATCGCTGACATGGGTGAGGCGGCACCCCATGAAGAACTGGTGCGTTGCGACCTGGCCAATTTTGCCGATGTGCTGCCGCTGGCCGAGGGTGTTGACGCGATCATCCATGCCGGGGGTGTGCCGCTGGAAAACACCTTTGAGCTGATCCTCAACGGCAACATTGTCGGTACGTACAACATCTACGAAGCGGCCCGGCAGAAGGGCGTCAAGCGGGTGATCTACACCAGTTCCAACCACGCCATCGGTTTTTACGACCGCACCGAAACCATCGACGCCAGTGTGGCGCACCGACCGGATTCGCTGTACGGCCTGAGCAAGTGTTTTGCCGAAGACCTGGGCCGCTATTACTGGGACAAGTTCGGCATCGAGTCAGTGAATCTGCGCATTGGTTCTTCATTTGAAGAGCCATTGGACCGTCGCATGCTGGCGACCTGGCTGTCGTTTGGTGACTTTGCCCAGCTTGTCGAGCGTTCGCTGCTGGCCCCTCGTGTCGGGCACATGATTGTGTATGGCATGTCTGCCAACCGCGAGTCGCTGTGGGACAACCGCGCAGCGTCCTCGATCGGTTATGTGGCCAAGGACAGCGCCGATGATTATCGCGAGAGCGTTGAGGCGAAATTCCCGCCCATGGACCCGAACGAGCCCGCGGCGCGTTACCACGGCGGCAATTTCGCCGGTGCCGGGCATTTCGAAGATCCGAAATAA
- a CDS encoding FAD-binding oxidoreductase, protein MASTATKQHYDVVIVGGAVNGSATAYFLANNPDFTGSVLVIERDWTYAQSATALSSSSIRVQFSNPINIQISRFGAQFIRDFPQLMEVNGDQPDLAFKENGYLFLADQKGFDVLKRLHQTQLDNGADVTLMDTEALIKRFPWVNPDSLAGGTYGEKDEGWFDNYGIMNGFRKKARSLGVEYIENEVVEVLRQGDVVTGVRLASGERIGCDTLVNTAGTRGPKIARLAGLQIPVEPRRRSLFVFDCHTPLPGVVPLTIDPTGVFFRPEGHLYLGGTYPKVDPEVDYEDFDVLHDEFEEEVWPILAERVPAFEAIKVVNSWAGHYDFCVLDHNAIVGPHNEVRNFLFCNGFSGHGLQQAPAVGRGLSELITYGEYRSLDLSALSYERVVENRPFLEDSVI, encoded by the coding sequence ATGGCTTCGACAGCGACAAAGCAACATTACGATGTGGTCATCGTCGGCGGTGCCGTCAATGGCAGTGCCACGGCCTATTTTCTGGCCAATAACCCGGACTTTACCGGGTCGGTGCTGGTGATCGAACGCGACTGGACGTATGCGCAGTCAGCGACGGCCTTGTCCAGCAGCTCGATACGGGTGCAGTTTTCCAATCCGATCAACATTCAGATTTCCCGTTTCGGCGCGCAGTTCATCCGTGATTTCCCGCAATTGATGGAGGTTAACGGCGATCAGCCAGACCTGGCCTTCAAGGAGAACGGTTACCTGTTTCTGGCGGATCAGAAGGGCTTTGACGTGCTCAAGCGTTTGCATCAGACCCAACTGGACAACGGCGCCGATGTGACCCTGATGGACACTGAAGCACTGATCAAGCGCTTCCCTTGGGTTAACCCGGACAGCCTGGCTGGCGGCACCTATGGCGAGAAGGATGAAGGCTGGTTCGATAACTACGGGATCATGAACGGCTTTCGCAAAAAGGCCCGTTCGCTAGGGGTCGAGTACATCGAGAACGAAGTGGTCGAGGTGCTGCGCCAGGGCGATGTGGTTACCGGTGTGCGGCTGGCCAGTGGCGAGCGCATCGGCTGCGACACGCTGGTGAATACCGCGGGCACCCGCGGCCCGAAAATCGCGCGCCTGGCCGGGCTGCAGATTCCGGTTGAGCCACGTCGGCGCTCGCTGTTTGTCTTCGATTGCCATACGCCGTTGCCGGGTGTAGTGCCGTTGACCATCGACCCGACCGGGGTGTTCTTTCGCCCCGAAGGCCATCTGTATCTGGGCGGGACGTACCCCAAGGTCGACCCCGAAGTCGACTACGAGGACTTCGACGTGCTGCACGACGAGTTTGAGGAAGAGGTGTGGCCGATTCTGGCTGAGCGCGTACCGGCGTTCGAGGCGATCAAGGTGGTCAACTCGTGGGCGGGGCACTACGACTTTTGCGTGCTGGACCACAACGCAATCGTGGGTCCGCACAATGAAGTGCGCAATTTTCTGTTCTGTAATGGTTTCAGTGGTCACGGCCTGCAACAGGCGCCCGCTGTCGGTCGCGGCCTGAGTGAACTGATTACTTACGGCGAGTACCGCAGCCTGGACCTGAGTGCGCTGTCGTACGAGCGTGTGGTTGAAAATCGTCCCTTTTTGGAAGACTCGGTCATCTGA
- a CDS encoding ABC transporter ATP-binding protein, translating into MSDVLLELRSVSKFFGGLQALHGIDLSIKRGEIRGLLGPNGAGKTTLFNVLTGLYQAEEGKVEFNGKPLRISKPHKVVEAGISRTFQNIRLFHNMTALENVMIGRHVRTRCGVFGAILRTRRCVQEEREIHEAARYWLNYVGIGRFAGELAKNLSYGDQRRLEIARALATEPLLVALDEPAAGMNASETEGLRQLMCKMQADGKTVLLIEHDVKLVMGLCDHVTVLEFGKKIADGLPAQVQKDPRVIEAYLGTETVA; encoded by the coding sequence ATGAGCGACGTACTGCTGGAGTTGCGCTCGGTCAGCAAGTTTTTTGGTGGTCTGCAAGCCTTGCATGGCATCGACCTGAGCATTAAACGCGGTGAAATTCGTGGCTTGTTGGGGCCAAACGGCGCAGGCAAGACCACGCTGTTCAACGTGTTGACCGGCTTGTATCAGGCTGAGGAAGGCAAGGTCGAGTTCAATGGCAAGCCGTTGCGTATCAGCAAGCCGCACAAAGTCGTGGAAGCTGGTATTTCACGGACATTTCAGAATATTCGGCTGTTTCACAACATGACCGCGCTGGAAAACGTGATGATCGGCCGTCATGTGCGCACCCGGTGCGGGGTGTTCGGGGCTATTTTGCGCACCCGGCGCTGTGTCCAGGAAGAACGTGAAATTCATGAAGCGGCGCGTTACTGGCTCAACTATGTGGGGATTGGGCGTTTTGCCGGTGAATTGGCGAAAAACCTGTCTTACGGTGATCAGCGACGCCTGGAAATAGCCCGCGCACTGGCAACCGAGCCGCTGCTGGTGGCGCTGGATGAACCAGCGGCGGGCATGAACGCTTCCGAGACCGAAGGGCTGCGTCAGTTGATGTGCAAGATGCAGGCAGACGGTAAAACGGTGCTGTTGATCGAGCACGATGTGAAGCTGGTGATGGGCCTGTGCGATCACGTGACCGTGCTGGAGTTCGGCAAAAAGATTGCTGACGGTCTGCCGGCGCAGGTGCAGAAAGACCCTCGGGTGATCGAGGCCTATTTGGGTACGGAGACGGTGGCGTGA